In the Terriglobia bacterium genome, ACCTGTGTGACCTCAGCGAGCCTGCGAAACGCAGATGAATACAACACTCGGTCACGGTCGCGCTGGGCGGGGGTTCGATCATCCCCGGTAGGATTCGGCCGATCATCGTGCAGCCGCTGATCCCGTTGCGCGACAGTCCCCAAAGTTCCCCTAAGCCGCGTTATCCTCGGCGGCTGCGAGCGTTCGCTCAGAGCTCAGTGTGATGGTCCCGTCAAGCACAAGCTGCGCAATAGCCTCTTTCACTTCGGAATCACTGATCCCCTTCAAGGAGAGTTCTTCGATCAACTCCATGGGGCGGTACGTTCGTGTTCTCAGTGCTTCCAAGATCGCTTGTTTCACGCTCAGTGGTGGTGCCATACAGGCCATCGGATGCTCCGCTTGGGTGTAGTGATCGTATTCAGACTTTAACTGCTTCTCCAGATTTGTCAAGATAACCCCCTAGCTACCGCTTACAACGTCAACTCTCTCCAGAACTTGCACGGGCCAGGCTCGGACTTCCCGGCCCGTGCCGCCGTCCTTATCTCCAACTCACTTTCCGGCTAAGCCTATAGAGGGCGCCGCCAATTGCGCTGAGTTCGGCAATCTCTGCGTCTTCGCTCTTGACCGCGGTAACTGTGGCCAACGGATTAGCTGGAAAGGTTACGAGCGAAACCTCGAAGAGTCGCAGCTCTTTTAGAAACCGCTTCCCATCTTTCGCATTCTGGCGGATCACGTCATAGCCAATGCTCAAACCGTCCACAATTCCCGCCTTCAAGGATTCGTAAGCATCACGCGCCGCGGTGATTCCCAGCGCGAGCCTGCCCTCAATCTGAAGGCCCGCGGACGTGTCGGTAATCTTTCCCTTGCCAAGTGGTTTGCTCGGATCGTGCTGCCAAAGCAACTTGATTTCGCCGTTGTGATCTTTCAGCGTGCGCGTGAATGCGCCGGGCTCGATTACGTCGCCCTGAAGGTCGGTATTCCCATAGACGGCCGCCATTCCGGTAAAAGTGCCGTCTTCTGCAATGCTCTTGATTTCGAAGCGTAGGTCCTTTTTCTCATTCGTCATAAGCTCGTCTCCTTTTTTGAAAATCAGGGCCGGTGATAATCCGGCCCTGATTCACTTACGACGCTGCCGGATAACTGCCATAAGCGAACGCATCGCTTTGGAAGACGGTCAGTGACAAACGCTCCTCAAAAAGGACCGCACTCATATTCCGGACGAAAAAGTCCGAATGTTCGCGGCTGACGGCTACGCTTGCCTGCTCACGATCCCAGAGAACCGCGCCCATTTGGAATGCGCCTACAAGGAATGTGCCTTCAGCAATCGACTTCGTTGAGACCAAAGGCAATCCCCACAAGGTCGGCAGAGTCG is a window encoding:
- a CDS encoding HK97 family phage prohead protease; this encodes MTNEKKDLRFEIKSIAEDGTFTGMAAVYGNTDLQGDVIEPGAFTRTLKDHNGEIKLLWQHDPSKPLGKGKITDTSAGLQIEGRLALGITAARDAYESLKAGIVDGLSIGYDVIRQNAKDGKRFLKELRLFEVSLVTFPANPLATVTAVKSEDAEIAELSAIGGALYRLSRKVSWR